A window of Hyperolius riggenbachi isolate aHypRig1 chromosome 1, aHypRig1.pri, whole genome shotgun sequence contains these coding sequences:
- the LOC137527743 gene encoding beta-1,3-galactosyl-O-glycosyl-glycoprotein beta-1,6-N-acetylglucosaminyltransferase 4-like: MKRCRFSTTFFLRQKVVVLICSVSLLGIFKFMNIEFPRPPSYFVEPKVFYSGVTKSRQPHDSSPGINCTAIFELEPTEIGKSLELRRRNIFDLDDVKVSAMTKDCESYKNLRHYHEKPISKEEMDFPIAYSLVVHKDAINIERLLRTIYSPSNVYCIHYDLKSTSEFQKAMSNLASCFPNVFIASKLENVIYAHVSRLQADLNCLSDLLSSPVQWKYVINLCGQDMPLKSNYELVSELKKLDGKNMLETSKPPEQKKERYTFHHEIQYFLGSDYVKMPIKTSTQKTPPPAGIEIYIGSAYFVLSRSFIQYIIGNPLVAEFLEWSKDTYSPDEHFWATLVRVPGVPGEVPRTQGDITDLDSKTRLVKWSYLEESLYPPCTGSHIRSVCIYGAAELRWLIKSGHWFGNKFDPKVDPILIKCLIEKIEEMQKDWVSLSWR; this comes from the coding sequence ATGAAGAGGTGCAGGTTCAGTACTACATTTTTTCTCCGCCAGAAGGTTGTGGTGTTGATCTGCAGCGTGTCTTTGCTGGGCATCTTTAAGTTTATGAATATCGAATTTCCAAGGCCACCAAGTTATTTTGTGGAACCAAAGGTATTCTATTCTGGTGTGACCAAAAGTAGGCAACCACATGACTCCTCCCCTGGAATTAACTGCACAGCCATCTTTGAGTTGGAACCCACAGAGATTGGGAAGAGTTTAGAACTAAGGAGGAGAAATATATTCGATCTTGATGATGTAAAGGTTTCAGCAATGACCAAAGACTGTGAGAGTTATAAGAATTTGCGACACTACCATGAAAAGCCTATCTCAAAGGAAGAAATGGACTTTCCAATTGCCTATTCCTTGGTTGTACATAAAGATGCTATAAACATTGAACGTCTCTTGCGTACAATCTACAGTCCTTCtaatgtatactgtatacattatgACCTTAAGTCAACTTCAGAATTCCAGAAAGCCATGTCCAATTTAGCCAGCTGCTTTCCCAATGTTTTTATTGCATCCAAACTTGAAAATGTGATTTATGCCCATGTTTCTCGGCTGCAGGCAGATCTTAATTGTTTGTCTGATTTGCTGTCCTCCCCCGTGCAGTGGAAATATGTCATTAATTTGTGTGGGCAGGACATGCCACTCAAATCGAACTATGAACTTGTCTCTGAGTTAAAAAAGCTTGATGGCAAGAACATGCTTGAGACATCAAAACCACCAGAGCAAAAGAAAGAGCGCTATACCTTTCATCATGAAATTCAATATTTTTTAGGTTCTGATTACGTCAAAATGCCCATCAAGACATCGACACAGAAGACTCCACCGCCTGCTGGTATTGAAATATATATTGGAAGTGCCTACTTTGTTTTAAGCCGTTCATTCATTCAGTACATTATTGGTAACCCGTTGGTCGCTGAATTTTTAGAGTGGAGTAAAGATACTTATTCTCCAGATGAACATTTTTGGGCCACCCTTGTTCGTGTGCCAGGTGTTCCAGGTGAGGTTCCAAGGACACAGGGTGACATCACAGACCTCGATAGCAAAACTCGTTTAGTGAAGTGGAGCTATCTTGAGGAAAGTCTTTATCCACCATGTACTGGCTCCCACATTCGCAGTGTTTGTATTTATGGGGCTGCAGAACTACGATGGCTCATTAAATCAGGACATTGGTTTGGAAACAAGTTTGATCCAAAAGTAGACCCTATTTTAATCAAATGCTTGATTGAAAAGATTGAAGAGATGCAGAAAGACTGGGTTTCTTTGTCTTGGAGATGA